A genomic region of Homo sapiens chromosome 4, GRCh38.p14 Primary Assembly contains the following coding sequences:
- the COMMD8 gene encoding COMM domain-containing protein 8 isoform 2 (isoform 2 is encoded by transcript variant 2), producing MEPEEGTPLWRLQKLPAELGPQLLHKIIDGICGRAYPVYQDYHTVWESEEWMHVLEDIAKFFKAIVGKNLPDEEIFQQLNQLNSLHQETIMKCVKSRKDEIKQALSREIVAISSAQLQDFDWQLALSSDKIAALRMPLLSLHLDVKENGEVKPYSIEMSREELQNLIQSLEAANKVVLQLK from the exons ATGGAGCCGGAAGAGGGGACGCCCTTGTGGCGGCTGCAGAAGCTGCCGGCCGAGCTGGGCCCGCAG CTTCTTCACAAAATAATTGATGGCATTTGTGGTCGAGCTTATCCTGTGTACCAAGATTATCACACTGTTTGGGAATCAGAAGAATGGATGCACGTTTTAGAAGATATTGCCAAATTTTTCAAAGCCATAGTTGGTAAAAACTTACCTGATGAAGAG atatttcaGCAGTTGAATCAGTTGAATTCACTTCATCAAGAAACTATCATGAAATGCGTGAAAAGTAGGAAAGATGAAATCAAACAGGCTCTGTCAAGAGAAATAGTTGCTATTTCCTCTGCACAGCTACAGGATTTTGATTGGCAG CTTGCACTTTCCAGTGACAAGATTGCTGCATTACGAATGCCACTTTTAAGCCTGCATCTAGATGTAAAAGAAAATGGTGAAGTAAAACCTTATTCTATTGAAATGAGTAGAGAGGAGCTGCAGAATCTAATACAGTCCTTGGAAGCAGCGAATAAG GTGGTCCTGCAGTTGAAATAA
- the COMMD8 gene encoding COMM domain-containing protein 8 isoform 1 (isoform 1 is encoded by transcript variant 1) has product MEPEEGTPLWRLQKLPAELGPQLLHKIIDGICGRAYPVYQDYHTVWESEEWMHVLEDIAKFFKAIVGKNLPDEEIFQQLNQLNSLHQETIMKCVKSRKDEIKQALSREIVAISSAQLQDFDWQVKLALSSDKIAALRMPLLSLHLDVKENGEVKPYSIEMSREELQNLIQSLEAANKVVLQLK; this is encoded by the exons ATGGAGCCGGAAGAGGGGACGCCCTTGTGGCGGCTGCAGAAGCTGCCGGCCGAGCTGGGCCCGCAG CTTCTTCACAAAATAATTGATGGCATTTGTGGTCGAGCTTATCCTGTGTACCAAGATTATCACACTGTTTGGGAATCAGAAGAATGGATGCACGTTTTAGAAGATATTGCCAAATTTTTCAAAGCCATAGTTGGTAAAAACTTACCTGATGAAGAG atatttcaGCAGTTGAATCAGTTGAATTCACTTCATCAAGAAACTATCATGAAATGCGTGAAAAGTAGGAAAGATGAAATCAAACAGGCTCTGTCAAGAGAAATAGTTGCTATTTCCTCTGCACAGCTACAGGATTTTGATTGGCAGGTAAAG CTTGCACTTTCCAGTGACAAGATTGCTGCATTACGAATGCCACTTTTAAGCCTGCATCTAGATGTAAAAGAAAATGGTGAAGTAAAACCTTATTCTATTGAAATGAGTAGAGAGGAGCTGCAGAATCTAATACAGTCCTTGGAAGCAGCGAATAAG GTGGTCCTGCAGTTGAAATAA